The following coding sequences lie in one Treponema sp. OMZ 790 genomic window:
- a CDS encoding surface carbohydrate biosynthesis protein codes for MKVIIKGKIVFIPIEVKNREYKAKLLLANYFLQAGYSVCIGSLWHMDEFMVNAEDSVYITKDFYKYRFPFLDSLHRNRNFVVGWDEEGLIYDIEEEYVETSLNENTLRAIDLIITWGKRQKNTIEKFLRNYTNQICVLGNPRLDLLNFNIVTSAFSSEISYILKEFGSDYILVNSNFNIATRDDYDSKVAIISCNGESKRSIAFVERMNRLVNTLAPYFFSAIKTIATEFPEKKIVFRPHPAERLQDVEDIFKNYSNIYVVKKFSVNPWIACASLVIHSGCTTGMEAAIMGKMAISYQPNISLEYPITIPDQLSKVLNTEDELLSIISSMENKQSSVLNNEQKSILGNYVSFTNNETCSERIVKSIDKENKIGKFVFATPFLDIRKFVKTSPFNVEFGSLSFSEFKKDLLSLKRAMSLHYKEKILILTENVFFVVNKKSKIKYIYSFREIIYFAKRVVRKITRLTGCEFLFN; via the coding sequence ATGAAAGTCATTATAAAAGGTAAAATAGTTTTTATACCAATTGAAGTAAAGAATAGAGAGTATAAAGCTAAACTGTTGCTCGCAAATTATTTTTTGCAAGCGGGTTATAGTGTTTGTATCGGGAGCCTTTGGCATATGGATGAATTTATGGTTAATGCCGAAGATTCCGTATATATAACAAAAGATTTTTATAAGTATAGATTCCCATTTTTAGATAGTCTTCATAGGAATAGAAATTTTGTAGTAGGCTGGGATGAAGAAGGTTTGATTTATGATATTGAAGAGGAATATGTTGAAACGAGTTTAAATGAAAACACATTGAGAGCTATAGACTTGATTATTACATGGGGAAAAAGGCAAAAAAATACTATCGAAAAGTTTTTACGGAATTATACGAATCAGATTTGTGTATTGGGGAATCCTAGGCTTGATTTATTGAATTTTAATATCGTAACAAGTGCTTTTTCGAGTGAAATTTCTTACATACTAAAAGAATTCGGTTCTGATTATATTTTAGTAAATTCAAATTTCAATATTGCTACTCGTGATGATTATGATTCGAAAGTTGCAATTATAAGTTGTAACGGTGAATCGAAAAGAAGTATTGCTTTTGTTGAAAGGATGAACAGATTAGTCAATACTCTTGCTCCCTATTTTTTTTCTGCCATAAAAACAATTGCAACTGAATTTCCTGAAAAAAAAATTGTTTTTAGACCTCATCCAGCTGAAAGATTACAAGATGTGGAAGATATTTTTAAGAATTATAGTAATATTTATGTTGTAAAAAAGTTTTCTGTAAATCCTTGGATAGCATGTGCATCACTAGTGATTCATAGTGGGTGTACTACAGGAATGGAAGCTGCTATTATGGGGAAAATGGCTATTTCATATCAGCCTAATATTTCACTTGAATACCCCATTACTATTCCTGATCAGCTTAGTAAAGTTTTAAATACTGAAGATGAACTGTTATCTATAATTAGTTCTATGGAAAACAAACAATCCAGTGTTTTAAATAATGAACAAAAGTCAATTTTAGGTAATTATGTTTCTTTTACTAATAATGAAACATGTTCTGAAAGAATTGTGAAAAGTATTGATAAAGAAAATAAAATTGGAAAATTTGTTTTTGCCACACCTTTTTTAGATATTCGAAAATTTGTAAAAACATCACCTTTTAATGTTGAGTTTGGATCATTATCTTTTTCGGAATTTAAAAAAGACTTACTTTCTTTGAAGCGGGCTATGTCCTTACATTATAAGGAAAAAATACTTATTTTAACTGAAAATGTTTTTTTTGTTGTAAATAAAAAATCTAAAATAAAGTATATATATAGTTTTCGAGAAATTATATATTTCGCTAAAAGAGTTGTGAGAAAAATCACACGACTAACTGGGTGTGAATTTTTGTTTAACTAA
- a CDS encoding ABC transporter ATP-binding protein yields the protein MSNTVIKIEHLSKMYKLGTINNDALFRDIQSWWALKRGKEDPHSQIGEDKYLGSDTEFWALKDLTFDIKQGDRVGIIGKNGAGKSTLLKVLSRITTPTEGLVKIKGKVSSLLEVGTGFHGELTGRENIYLNGAILGMKKSEIDRKLDEIIDFSGIEKHIDTPVKRYSSGMYVRLAFAVAAHLDSDILIADEVLAVGDAEFQKKAIGKMSELSTGQGRTVLFVSHNMAAVKSLCNKGIILEKGRLINYASINETIVVYSESKKQNYRRELLSVKDQNIKRGNGAVEFSDIIFDKECYKITDDINIKIALKVNKTFKGLYFALIVKNKFGESLAEFKTCIKNDIITSDFNKHIYLSIPKNSLLPGRYPLYFWVADEISLSGPAVNYCVLDEFTPDIVIEEDNNWVNLNSDCIKLNNCKFIVTD from the coding sequence ATGAGTAATACTGTAATAAAGATAGAACATCTTTCTAAGATGTATAAACTTGGGACAATAAATAACGATGCTCTTTTTAGGGATATTCAAAGCTGGTGGGCGTTAAAACGCGGAAAAGAAGATCCTCATTCGCAGATTGGTGAAGATAAATATCTAGGCTCTGATACCGAATTTTGGGCATTAAAAGATTTAACTTTTGATATTAAGCAGGGAGATAGGGTCGGTATAATAGGAAAGAATGGAGCAGGGAAGTCAACTCTTTTAAAAGTTCTTTCCCGTATTACTACACCTACTGAAGGACTCGTTAAGATAAAAGGAAAGGTTTCAAGCCTATTGGAAGTAGGAACGGGCTTTCATGGAGAGTTAACAGGCCGCGAGAATATTTATCTTAACGGTGCAATATTGGGTATGAAAAAGTCCGAGATTGACCGCAAGCTTGATGAAATTATAGACTTTTCGGGTATTGAAAAACATATCGATACACCGGTTAAACGTTATTCAAGCGGTATGTATGTCCGCCTTGCTTTTGCGGTTGCCGCTCATTTGGATAGTGATATTCTTATTGCTGATGAAGTGCTGGCTGTGGGTGATGCAGAGTTTCAAAAGAAGGCAATTGGAAAGATGAGCGAACTTTCGACAGGGCAGGGTAGGACGGTTCTTTTTGTCAGCCATAATATGGCAGCGGTAAAGTCACTTTGTAATAAGGGAATCATTCTTGAGAAGGGAAGGCTTATTAACTATGCTTCTATAAATGAGACTATCGTTGTCTACTCTGAAAGTAAAAAGCAAAATTATAGAAGAGAGTTATTATCTGTTAAGGATCAAAATATCAAAAGGGGAAATGGTGCTGTTGAATTTAGTGATATTATTTTTGATAAGGAATGTTATAAGATAACTGATGATATTAATATAAAGATTGCATTAAAAGTAAATAAAACTTTTAAAGGCTTGTATTTTGCGTTAATAGTAAAAAATAAATTTGGTGAAAGCCTTGCTGAATTTAAGACTTGCATTAAAAATGATATAATAACTTCAGATTTTAACAAGCATATTTATTTAAGTATTCCTAAAAATTCTTTATTACCTGGGAGATATCCTCTATATTTTTGGGTTGCCGATGAGATTTCACTGTCAGGTCCAGCTGTGAACTATTGTGTTTTGGATGAATTTACACCGGATATTGTTATTGAAGAAGATAATAATTGGGTAAATTTAAATTCTGATTGCATTAAATTAAATAATTGTAAATTTATTGTAACTGATTAG
- a CDS encoding nucleotidyl transferase AbiEii/AbiGii toxin family protein, with protein MEKTIVQNYDELYSLQDRVLGIVFSEETPFYLTGGTALHRFYCNARYSDDLDFFMNGQSYFYDEVKEIIYRLKKQFKIETVINAKDFLRIKTGQLKIDFVNDRVYKYGISNKICDFAVDNVFNILANKLTAVIGRDEEKDVFDIVSVCLMYEFDWKIILEAAHQKESFEDCTLIERLKTFPLSWLENLKLIKSMPITDVLIGNICQDIRQKNKNSVFGIKYE; from the coding sequence ATGGAAAAAACTATAGTACAGAATTATGATGAGTTGTATTCTCTTCAAGATAGGGTATTAGGGATTGTCTTTTCAGAAGAGACTCCGTTTTATTTAACAGGGGGAACTGCACTCCATCGCTTTTATTGTAATGCACGTTATTCGGACGATTTGGACTTTTTTATGAACGGACAGTCTTATTTTTATGATGAAGTAAAAGAGATTATCTACCGGCTAAAAAAGCAATTTAAAATTGAAACTGTGATAAATGCAAAAGACTTTTTGCGGATAAAAACCGGACAACTGAAAATTGACTTTGTAAACGATAGAGTATACAAGTACGGAATTTCAAATAAAATATGCGATTTTGCCGTTGATAATGTGTTTAATATACTGGCAAATAAATTAACGGCTGTTATTGGGCGTGACGAAGAAAAAGATGTATTTGACATTGTTTCCGTTTGTTTGATGTATGAGTTTGATTGGAAAATAATTTTGGAAGCTGCACACCAAAAGGAATCCTTTGAGGATTGTACGCTTATTGAGCGTCTAAAAACGTTTCCGCTTTCTTGGCTGGAAAATCTGAAATTGATAAAATCTATGCCGATAACGGATGTTCTGATTGGTAACATCTGTCAGGATATACGGCAAAAAAATAAAAACTCGGTATTTGGGATTAAATATGAGTAA